One Bacillus sp. 1780r2a1 DNA segment encodes these proteins:
- a CDS encoding Hsp20/alpha crystallin family protein, protein MNNKHSKNDCSKSFRELLELILENPFMSYLDYDSVRADLFETEDTYIVEIELAGYHPQHIHVSVESQSLFLVATKQVTYEEYDDKQHTSQKASREEKIEKTIDFPFLLTNKKIIGTLQNSILEITIYKNSNVTSPASHVPIQPFSNE, encoded by the coding sequence ATGAACAACAAACATTCTAAGAACGATTGCTCAAAAAGTTTTCGAGAACTGCTAGAGTTAATTTTGGAAAATCCTTTTATGAGCTATTTAGATTATGATTCTGTTCGCGCAGATTTATTCGAAACGGAAGATACTTATATTGTGGAAATAGAGCTTGCTGGTTATCACCCTCAACATATTCATGTATCAGTTGAATCACAATCACTTTTCCTTGTAGCGACGAAACAAGTGACCTATGAGGAATACGATGATAAACAGCATACGTCTCAAAAAGCTTCACGTGAAGAAAAGATTGAAAAAACCATTGATTTCCCATTTTTGTTGACCAATAAAAAGATTATTGGAACTCTTCAAAACTCCATACTAGAAATCACCATCTATAAAAACTCAAACGTTACTTCTCCTGCTTCTCATGTTCCTATCCAACCATTCTCCAATGAATAA
- the sspO gene encoding small acid-soluble spore protein O: MANHKSKHVIPGANAASAQGKGAGFNEEFSNEPLTEQQKQNNKKRKKNQ; this comes from the coding sequence ATGGCTAATCATAAATCAAAGCATGTCATTCCTGGGGCAAACGCTGCTAGCGCTCAAGGAAAAGGAGCGGGTTTTAACGAAGAATTTTCAAATGAGCCGCTTACTGAACAACAAAAGCAAAATAATAAAAAACGTAAAAAAAATCAATAA
- a CDS encoding small acid-soluble spore protein P — translation MNKNDSKDMHKNAPKGHQTGQPEPLSGSHKVKNRQHTRQKHNSGHDM, via the coding sequence ATGAACAAAAACGATAGTAAAGACATGCATAAAAACGCACCTAAAGGACATCAAACTGGGCAACCTGAACCACTTAGTGGATCTCATAAAGTAAAAAATCGTCAGCATACTCGTCAAAAGCATAATAGCGGTCACGATATGTAA
- a CDS encoding Ku protein yields the protein MLHTAWKGQLSFGLIEFPIKLHGAVEDKDIKLRTLHSVCYKPIHHVKRCEHCERDVHSDELIKGYETSEGHFVTLSEHELDKLKKQFSQSKTIDILHFVQLEEIDPIYFDKSYYISATEFGGREYSVLLEGLAQSGKVGIAKVFLYSKQQLAIIRSYEGCLLLQTLHFHEELRHIQDVPHIDSLPSLSTKDRVAAVEIINKLSAPFEPKVHHDDYRDMLHELIQNKEAMASFNQQQSEQDVTKLMQMLKLSIDQSNLKPKKPRKKTIEKKA from the coding sequence TTGCTTCATACAGCATGGAAAGGCCAGCTATCTTTTGGATTGATTGAATTTCCAATTAAGCTTCACGGAGCAGTTGAAGACAAAGATATCAAATTGCGAACGCTTCACTCAGTTTGTTACAAACCCATTCATCATGTAAAACGCTGTGAACATTGTGAACGTGATGTTCATTCAGATGAACTGATTAAGGGATATGAAACAAGCGAAGGTCACTTTGTGACGCTATCAGAACATGAGCTAGATAAGCTAAAAAAGCAATTTTCTCAAAGTAAAACTATCGATATTTTACATTTTGTCCAGCTAGAAGAAATTGACCCAATCTACTTTGATAAAAGTTATTATATTTCAGCCACTGAATTTGGTGGGCGCGAATATAGCGTACTATTGGAAGGTCTTGCACAAAGTGGAAAGGTTGGTATTGCAAAAGTCTTTTTATATTCTAAGCAACAGCTTGCAATCATCCGCTCTTATGAAGGCTGCCTTTTATTACAAACGCTACACTTTCATGAAGAGCTTCGGCATATACAAGACGTTCCTCATATTGATTCGTTACCATCTCTATCAACGAAAGATCGTGTAGCCGCTGTAGAGATTATTAATAAATTATCTGCTCCATTTGAACCAAAAGTGCATCATGATGACTATCGCGATATGCTACATGAGCTTATTCAAAACAAAGAAGCGATGGCTTCTTTTAACCAGCAGCAGTCTGAACAAGACGTTACCAAGCTGATGCAAATGTTAAAACTGAGTATTGATCAATCTAACTTAAAACCCAAAAAACCTCGTAAAAAGACGATTGAGAAAAAGGCATAA